From the Opitutus sp. ER46 genome, one window contains:
- a CDS encoding PLP-dependent aminotransferase family protein: protein MDSSPAFANRMRQMRPSTIREILKVTVQPNIISFAGGLPAPELFPVAEVQAAANQVLRTAGASALQYSQSEGLRPLREWIAAEMQDRGVKTAADDVLIATGSQQILDLVGKLFLNRDDVVLTENPTYLAAIQSFQTMEARFVPVPTDSEGLIPEALPDLIRQHKPKLLYTIPNFQNPTGVTLPERRRVALAEIAARHGLTVMEDDPYGKLRYRGTNIPPVKHWDEAGRVLYASTFSKTIAPGLRTGWVVAPPEVFSRLLILKQASDLHTSSFDQHVEYTYLTTNDQAGHLGKIRQAYGERFEYMDRMLREMMPAGYTWTKPEGGMFLWITGPAGLDSLELLQRAIAHDVAFVPGRDFFPGEGGRNHMRLNFSNSTPDRIREGVRRLSELCRAG from the coding sequence ATGGATTCCTCCCCCGCCTTCGCCAACCGCATGCGTCAGATGCGGCCGTCGACCATTCGCGAGATCCTGAAGGTCACGGTGCAGCCGAACATCATCTCCTTTGCCGGCGGGCTCCCGGCGCCCGAGCTGTTTCCAGTGGCGGAAGTGCAGGCGGCGGCGAACCAGGTGCTGCGGACGGCCGGCGCGAGCGCGCTCCAGTACAGCCAGAGCGAGGGCCTGCGGCCGCTGCGCGAGTGGATCGCCGCAGAAATGCAGGACCGCGGCGTGAAGACCGCGGCGGACGACGTGCTGATCGCCACCGGCTCGCAGCAGATCCTCGACCTGGTGGGCAAGCTGTTCCTCAACCGCGACGACGTGGTTCTGACAGAGAACCCGACCTACCTCGCGGCCATCCAGTCGTTCCAAACGATGGAGGCGCGGTTTGTGCCGGTGCCGACCGACAGCGAGGGCCTGATTCCGGAGGCGCTCCCCGATCTCATCCGGCAGCACAAGCCCAAGCTCCTTTACACCATCCCGAATTTCCAGAACCCGACGGGCGTGACGCTGCCCGAGCGTCGTCGCGTGGCCCTGGCGGAAATCGCGGCGCGGCACGGTCTGACCGTGATGGAGGACGACCCGTACGGGAAACTCCGTTACCGCGGCACGAACATCCCGCCGGTGAAACACTGGGACGAGGCGGGCCGCGTGCTGTACGCGAGCACGTTCTCAAAGACGATCGCGCCGGGGCTGCGCACCGGCTGGGTGGTGGCGCCACCGGAGGTCTTCTCGCGCCTCCTGATCCTGAAGCAGGCGTCGGACCTGCACACCTCGAGCTTCGACCAGCACGTCGAGTACACCTATCTCACGACGAACGACCAGGCCGGGCACCTCGGGAAGATCCGCCAGGCGTATGGCGAGCGCTTCGAGTACATGGACCGGATGCTGCGGGAGATGATGCCGGCGGGCTACACCTGGACGAAGCCCGAGGGCGGCATGTTCCTGTGGATCACCGGGCCGGCGGGGCTCGACAGCCTTGAACTGCTGCAGCGGGCGATCGCGCACGACGTGGCCTTTGTGCCTGGGCGCGACTTCTTCCCGGGCGAAGGCGGCCGGAATCACATGCGGCTGAATTTCTCCAACTCGACGCCGGATCGCATCCGCGAGGGGGTGCGGCGTCTGAGCGAGCTCTGCCGGGCGGGTTGA
- a CDS encoding outer membrane beta-barrel protein translates to MISRSQLRGTLALLLAVTIACPPAQALVSLNDGHDHIYVNTSVGFGWDSNVYANSEAKGDYAMNTSVSAEYSRRAGWIGVNVGTTLVSSRFQDLKDENFDNPNINVELTKQTGRTTGSLTMSAVRSSRADAAVNLRSTSWNYSTGLNFRYPVITIYTLTGQVGYSLVKYSGNSLFPDLATYTASADLIRLFSTERDIMLGYRYRHSETSVDTSNDDHAATIGLSGKLIRGLNGSLRVGYQFRQPRGQYSAGHSPSTYSAWTASGSTTYALNKRMNFTGTLGKDFSTTATDTSVDTTTAALDFQYAYSSHWSLSATISGGDTRFLGETGRLVLNTNPLVLGPNRHDNFVAASVSINYSLNEHLKVAASYAWFKNWSTTPYADFIRSSYNLNLSSRW, encoded by the coding sequence ATGATTTCCCGGTCACAATTGCGCGGCACCCTTGCCCTGCTCCTGGCTGTCACCATCGCCTGCCCCCCGGCCCAGGCACTCGTGAGCCTCAACGACGGGCACGATCATATCTACGTCAACACGTCGGTCGGCTTCGGGTGGGACTCGAACGTATATGCCAACAGCGAGGCCAAGGGTGACTACGCGATGAACACCAGCGTCTCCGCCGAGTACAGTCGGCGGGCGGGGTGGATCGGCGTGAATGTGGGAACGACCTTGGTCTCGAGCCGCTTCCAGGACCTCAAGGACGAGAACTTCGACAATCCGAACATCAACGTCGAACTGACCAAGCAGACGGGCCGCACCACCGGTTCGCTGACGATGAGCGCGGTGCGTTCGAGCCGGGCCGACGCGGCGGTCAACCTGCGCAGCACCTCGTGGAACTACTCCACCGGCCTGAACTTCCGCTACCCGGTCATCACGATCTACACCCTCACGGGGCAAGTGGGGTATTCGCTCGTGAAGTACAGCGGCAACTCGCTCTTCCCCGACCTGGCAACGTACACGGCGAGCGCGGACCTGATCCGCCTCTTCTCCACCGAGCGCGACATCATGCTGGGCTATCGCTACCGGCACTCCGAGACCTCCGTGGACACCTCGAATGATGACCACGCCGCGACCATCGGGCTGAGCGGCAAGCTGATCCGGGGGCTCAACGGCAGCCTGCGCGTCGGCTACCAGTTCCGCCAGCCGCGCGGGCAGTATTCCGCCGGGCACTCGCCCTCGACCTACAGCGCGTGGACGGCCAGCGGCTCGACCACGTATGCGCTAAACAAGCGGATGAACTTCACCGGCACGCTGGGGAAGGACTTCTCGACGACGGCGACCGACACCTCGGTGGACACGACCACGGCGGCATTGGACTTCCAGTACGCCTATAGCTCGCACTGGTCGCTCTCGGCCACGATCAGCGGTGGCGATACGCGGTTCCTCGGCGAGACCGGCCGCCTGGTGCTGAACACCAATCCCCTGGTGCTGGGGCCCAACCGCCACGACAACTTTGTCGCCGCGTCGGTCTCGATCAACTACTCGCTCAACGAACACCTGAAGGTCGCCGCCAGCTACGCCTGGTTCAAGAACTGGTCGACGACCCCGTATGCGGACTTCATCCGCAGTTCGTACAACCTCAACCTTTCGTCCCGCTGGTAA
- the leuS gene encoding leucine--tRNA ligase has translation MATKCTDYNFHEIEPHWQGFWEQTQTFRATNDTSKPKYYVLDMFPYPSGAGLHIGHPEGYTGTDIMARYKRAKGFNVLHPIGWDAFGLPAEQHAVKTGTHPASNTQNNIKNFRRQIKALGFSYDWDREVDTTDPKYFRWTQWIFLQLFKRGLAYVDERPVWWCPELRTVLANEEVVDGKSEVGHFPVERRNLRQWVLRITAYADRLLSDLKDVDWPDSTKRMQEAWIGRSDGAEILFDLENKALGQLKIFTTRPDTLFGCTYMVLAPEHPLVDALTTPEQKPAVEAYRKKAAGKSDLERTDLAKDKSGVFSGAYAINPVNGQRVPIWIADYVLMGYGTGAIMAVPAHDERDFEFAQQYSLPIIQVIDSAGAPLPFVGDGKVINSPGYDGLPWPEAKARITAALGERGVGKATVNYKLRDWLFSRQRYWGEPFPIVWVSEADYATARAARPADFPSTPVTYTEGGVKHFALPLPSVALPLELPNVKSYLPSGTGESPLANETPWLEIWLNVQTGAAVPASEPKPAGGEWVRGRRETNTMPQWAGSCWYYLRFLDPKNDAALASPEALKYWGTPDLYVGGAEHAVLHLLYARFWHKVLFDLGVVPTHEPFKKLFHQGIILGEDGEKMSKSRGNVVNPDTIIQSHGTDTLRLYLMFLGPLEAMKPWNPRGIEGVHRFLQKVWRELIGADGAVNAKIAAGAQEPAELTKALHETIKKVGDDIEALRFNTAISQMMIFVNALQKAPAVSLDTASAFVRVLAPFAPHIAEELWARLGQTPSVQHAPWPVFDPARLASQEVKLVFQVNGKFRGDQLVPVGLTQEQAVEIAKANQRIIPHLQDKSIKRVIYVQNKILNIVVA, from the coding sequence ATGGCTACCAAGTGCACTGACTACAACTTCCATGAGATCGAGCCGCACTGGCAAGGCTTCTGGGAGCAGACGCAAACGTTCCGCGCGACCAACGACACGTCGAAGCCGAAGTACTACGTGCTCGATATGTTCCCGTATCCCTCCGGCGCGGGGCTGCACATTGGCCATCCGGAAGGCTACACCGGCACGGACATCATGGCGCGGTACAAGCGCGCGAAGGGCTTCAACGTCCTCCACCCGATCGGCTGGGACGCGTTTGGCCTGCCGGCCGAGCAGCACGCGGTGAAGACCGGGACGCATCCGGCTTCGAACACGCAGAACAACATAAAGAATTTCCGCCGGCAGATCAAAGCGCTCGGCTTCTCGTACGACTGGGACCGCGAAGTCGACACGACCGACCCGAAGTACTTCCGCTGGACGCAGTGGATATTCCTGCAGCTCTTCAAGCGCGGGCTGGCCTACGTGGACGAGCGTCCCGTGTGGTGGTGCCCGGAGCTGCGCACGGTGCTGGCGAACGAGGAAGTCGTCGACGGCAAGAGCGAGGTCGGACACTTCCCGGTTGAGCGCCGCAACCTGCGGCAGTGGGTGCTGCGCATCACCGCGTATGCCGACCGCCTGCTGAGCGACCTCAAGGACGTCGACTGGCCGGATTCGACGAAGCGCATGCAGGAGGCATGGATCGGCCGCAGCGATGGCGCGGAGATCCTGTTTGACCTGGAGAACAAGGCACTCGGCCAACTGAAAATCTTCACCACGCGGCCCGACACGCTTTTCGGCTGCACGTACATGGTGCTCGCGCCCGAGCACCCACTGGTCGACGCGCTGACGACACCGGAGCAGAAACCGGCGGTGGAGGCGTACCGCAAGAAGGCCGCGGGCAAGAGCGACCTCGAGCGTACCGACCTCGCGAAGGACAAGTCCGGCGTATTCAGCGGCGCGTACGCGATCAATCCGGTCAACGGCCAGCGCGTGCCCATCTGGATCGCGGACTACGTGCTGATGGGCTACGGCACCGGCGCGATCATGGCCGTGCCGGCGCACGACGAGCGCGACTTCGAATTCGCCCAGCAGTACTCGCTGCCGATTATCCAGGTGATCGACAGCGCCGGCGCGCCCCTGCCCTTCGTCGGCGACGGCAAGGTCATCAATTCACCCGGTTATGACGGCCTGCCCTGGCCGGAGGCGAAGGCGCGGATCACCGCCGCCCTCGGCGAGCGGGGCGTCGGCAAGGCCACAGTCAACTACAAGCTGCGCGACTGGCTGTTCTCGCGGCAGCGGTACTGGGGCGAGCCGTTCCCAATCGTGTGGGTGAGCGAGGCGGACTACGCGACCGCCCGCGCGGCGCGGCCGGCGGACTTCCCGTCGACGCCGGTGACGTACACCGAAGGCGGCGTGAAGCACTTTGCGCTGCCGTTGCCGTCCGTCGCGCTGCCGCTCGAGCTGCCGAACGTGAAATCCTACCTGCCGAGCGGCACCGGCGAGAGCCCGCTGGCGAACGAGACCCCGTGGCTCGAGATCTGGCTGAACGTCCAGACCGGCGCGGCCGTGCCTGCCTCCGAGCCGAAGCCGGCCGGCGGCGAGTGGGTGCGCGGTCGCCGCGAGACCAACACCATGCCACAGTGGGCCGGATCGTGCTGGTATTACCTGCGCTTCCTCGATCCGAAGAATGATGCGGCCCTCGCCTCACCCGAGGCGCTGAAGTACTGGGGCACGCCGGACCTGTACGTCGGCGGTGCCGAGCACGCCGTGCTGCACCTGCTGTATGCGCGGTTCTGGCACAAGGTCCTGTTCGATCTTGGCGTCGTGCCGACGCACGAGCCGTTCAAGAAGCTGTTCCACCAGGGCATCATCCTTGGGGAGGACGGCGAGAAGATGTCCAAGAGCCGCGGCAACGTGGTGAATCCGGACACGATCATCCAGTCGCACGGCACGGACACGCTGCGCCTGTACCTGATGTTCCTCGGGCCGCTGGAGGCGATGAAGCCATGGAATCCCCGCGGCATCGAAGGGGTGCATCGCTTCCTCCAAAAGGTGTGGCGCGAGCTCATCGGTGCGGACGGCGCGGTGAACGCCAAGATCGCGGCGGGCGCCCAGGAGCCGGCCGAACTCACGAAGGCACTGCACGAGACCATCAAGAAGGTCGGCGACGACATCGAGGCACTGCGGTTCAACACGGCGATCTCGCAGATGATGATCTTCGTGAACGCGCTGCAGAAGGCCCCGGCCGTGTCGCTGGACACCGCCTCGGCGTTCGTCCGGGTGCTCGCGCCGTTTGCGCCCCACATCGCGGAAGAACTGTGGGCCCGCCTGGGGCAGACCCCGTCCGTCCAGCACGCCCCGTGGCCCGTTTTCGATCCGGCCCGGCTCGCCTCCCAGGAGGTCAAGCTCGTGTTCCAGGTGAACGGCAAATTCAGGGGCGACCAGCTTGTGCCGGTGGGCCTCACCCAGGAGCAGGCCGTAGAAATTGCTAAGGCTAACCAGCGAATAATCCCTCACTTGCAAGACAAGAGCATCAAGCGCGTCATCTACGTCCAGAACAAGATTCTGAACATCGTCGTCGCCTGA
- a CDS encoding 3'-5' exonuclease, with amino-acid sequence MISFPWISRSPLPPVARAYCDGTPKRLPRKTPLDQVRFVVIDAETTGFDPLKDSILSLAAAPLQAGVLPLNGLRSWLVYQRGAHLTEAVQVHGILPSDTRLGEAQARVLEEFLPVITGAVLVGHHLAFDVRMLDAALEYHFKIRLQNPMLDTAALAMRAIEAFRKSGYPGQRAPTLDEVCTLCGISPLERHTAAGDTFTTAELLMVLSARLARQLGRPLTTSDLPIDRA; translated from the coding sequence GTGATCTCGTTCCCCTGGATCTCCCGCTCGCCGCTGCCCCCGGTCGCCCGGGCGTATTGCGACGGCACTCCCAAACGGCTCCCGCGCAAGACACCGCTCGACCAGGTGCGCTTCGTGGTGATCGACGCCGAGACCACCGGCTTCGACCCGCTCAAGGACTCGATCCTCTCCCTCGCCGCCGCGCCGCTCCAGGCGGGCGTGCTCCCGCTCAACGGGCTGCGCTCCTGGCTGGTGTATCAGCGCGGCGCGCACCTCACCGAGGCGGTGCAGGTGCACGGTATCCTGCCGTCGGACACGCGCCTCGGCGAGGCCCAGGCGCGCGTGCTGGAGGAGTTCCTGCCGGTCATCACGGGTGCGGTGCTGGTGGGACACCACCTGGCGTTTGATGTGCGGATGCTCGACGCCGCGTTGGAGTACCATTTCAAGATCCGGCTGCAGAACCCGATGCTCGACACCGCCGCGCTCGCGATGCGCGCAATCGAGGCCTTTCGCAAGAGCGGCTATCCCGGCCAGCGCGCACCCACCCTCGACGAGGTCTGCACCCTCTGCGGCATCAGCCCCCTCGAGCGCCACACCGCCGCGGGCGACACGTTCACGACGGCGGAACTGCTCATGGTCCTCAGCGCGCGCCTCGCCCGCCAACTCGGCCGTCCGCTGACCACCAGCGACCTCCCCATCGACCGCGCCTGA
- a CDS encoding trypsin-like peptidase domain-containing protein translates to MKPFPARSIIARVRTVLPFLPLNGDQPRRSAPRAALGFLLLAVTLFAPAVAQAASMSRGFNRLLGAVVRIDVREVAFEAGVRRYSASIGSGVILTEDGLILTNAHVASPRAVDLSVTLANLERVNATLVGWDHWTDLAVLRLDLADVRKRNLTFAHARFGRSDRLYPGQEVFAVGTPHGLTRTVTRGIISNHARYFEDSAGVNGYETGAFNTWLQTDAAINPGNSGGPLVTEDGRVVGITSRGYLGANNLGFAIPASTAEEVLHLLARDGTITRSYIGLIPGALQDLENFYALDTNTGMLVNSVDPGSPAARAGIRAGDIVLTVNGNKVDGRFPEQLPGIQYLIARQPVGSTVTLVIKRGADTREVAVVTEKLESRVGEEWAFERWGLSVRKVSRAYARANQLEDDTGVVVIGVQSGFPADVATISRGDIITKVNHQPITSLAQLKAVHASYEAAPAPTLFEVQRDRRVSLFVVKP, encoded by the coding sequence GTGAAACCTTTCCCCGCCCGGTCAATCATCGCGCGAGTCCGCACCGTCCTCCCGTTCTTGCCGCTCAACGGCGATCAGCCGCGGCGTTCCGCCCCTCGGGCGGCCCTGGGGTTCCTGCTGCTCGCCGTCACGCTTTTCGCTCCCGCCGTTGCGCAGGCTGCCAGCATGTCGCGGGGCTTCAACCGCCTGCTCGGGGCCGTCGTGCGTATCGATGTGCGCGAGGTCGCGTTCGAGGCCGGCGTCCGCCGCTACAGCGCCAGCATCGGCTCCGGCGTCATCCTCACCGAGGACGGCCTCATTCTCACCAACGCCCACGTCGCGAGCCCCCGCGCGGTCGACCTGAGCGTGACCCTCGCCAACCTCGAACGCGTCAACGCCACTCTCGTGGGCTGGGACCACTGGACCGACCTGGCGGTGCTGCGCCTCGACCTCGCCGACGTGAGGAAGCGCAACCTCACCTTCGCCCACGCGCGCTTCGGCCGCAGCGACCGGCTCTACCCGGGCCAGGAGGTGTTCGCCGTCGGCACCCCGCACGGTCTCACCCGCACCGTCACGCGCGGCATCATCTCCAACCACGCGCGCTACTTCGAGGACTCCGCCGGCGTGAACGGGTACGAGACCGGCGCCTTCAACACCTGGCTGCAGACCGATGCCGCCATCAACCCCGGCAACTCCGGCGGCCCGCTCGTCACCGAGGACGGCCGTGTCGTCGGCATCACTTCCCGCGGATATCTGGGCGCCAACAACCTCGGCTTCGCCATCCCGGCCAGCACCGCCGAGGAGGTCCTTCACCTGCTCGCCCGCGACGGCACGATCACCCGCAGCTACATCGGGCTCATCCCGGGCGCCCTGCAGGACCTCGAGAACTTCTACGCGCTCGACACCAACACCGGCATGCTCGTCAACAGCGTCGACCCGGGCTCGCCCGCCGCCCGTGCCGGCATCCGCGCCGGCGACATCGTGCTCACCGTCAACGGCAACAAGGTCGATGGCCGCTTCCCCGAACAGCTCCCCGGCATCCAGTACCTGATCGCCCGGCAGCCCGTCGGCTCGACCGTGACGCTCGTCATCAAGCGCGGCGCGGACACCCGCGAGGTTGCGGTCGTCACCGAAAAACTCGAGAGCCGCGTCGGCGAGGAGTGGGCGTTCGAGCGCTGGGGCCTGAGCGTGCGCAAGGTCTCGCGCGCCTACGCCCGCGCCAACCAGCTCGAGGACGACACCGGCGTCGTGGTGATCGGCGTGCAGTCCGGCTTCCCGGCTGACGTCGCGACCATTTCCCGCGGTGACATCATCACCAAGGTCAATCACCAGCCGATCACGTCGCTCGCGCAGCTGAAGGCCGTGCACGCCAGCTACGAGGCGGCGCCCGCGCCCACGCTTTTCGAGGTCCAACGCGACCGCCGCGTCTCGCTCTTTGTCGTCAAACCATGA
- a CDS encoding PDZ domain-containing protein gives MTRPLRLSLRSSSASPRRFPGLRPGLLWVAVVLGLAPLARAADIPALFAERAKCVVAVEYVTETEVERRPTITMGTVIDTEGTIILQSGAIDSRAAIWQLKDFRVYPAGEGTSTPAEYLGQDAFTGWHFVRVGAGLRSRLTPVTAFAKPAAPAPGLADFLWGIGLRNKDEDFLAYVMQSHLAMVAALPQRTGIAQQEVAAPGLPVFDREGTFVGLAASSFGQSYLQFGRGGRAQPVTLINIEESSAFYLASEVLPYLQRIPKSITGRPLAWLGTFGLEAMDRDVAKFLNLGGQSGVVVSEVLEGSPAEKAGLRARDIILAIDGAAVPQLKPNAVIPAYLEREIERRRPGDTMVLAVLRGAERVTVSVVLGEEPKLLREAERKYFDRLGVTAREFVYGDAVVRRVKASEQTGVIVHYVKSSSAAATAGLREDDWIREIDGAEVKDFAAAVQKLGEIERDLTRPEFVLLVSRGNETAVLRVKLK, from the coding sequence ATGACCCGTCCGCTTCGCTTGTCGCTCCGCTCCTCGTCCGCCTCGCCGCGCCGCTTCCCCGGCCTGCGGCCGGGCCTCCTCTGGGTGGCCGTTGTCCTGGGGCTCGCGCCGCTGGCCCGCGCCGCGGACATCCCGGCTCTTTTCGCCGAGCGTGCGAAGTGCGTCGTCGCGGTGGAGTATGTGACCGAGACGGAGGTCGAGCGCCGGCCCACGATCACCATGGGCACGGTGATCGACACCGAGGGCACGATCATCCTGCAGTCGGGCGCAATCGATTCCCGCGCGGCCATCTGGCAGCTGAAGGATTTTCGGGTGTACCCGGCCGGTGAGGGCACGAGCACGCCCGCCGAGTACCTCGGGCAGGATGCGTTCACCGGCTGGCATTTCGTCCGCGTGGGCGCGGGCCTGCGCTCGCGGCTCACCCCCGTCACCGCCTTTGCCAAACCCGCTGCGCCGGCGCCGGGCCTCGCCGATTTCCTCTGGGGCATCGGGCTGCGCAATAAGGACGAGGACTTCCTCGCCTACGTGATGCAGAGTCATCTCGCGATGGTCGCCGCGCTGCCCCAGCGCACCGGCATCGCCCAGCAGGAGGTCGCCGCCCCGGGGTTGCCGGTGTTCGACCGCGAGGGCACGTTCGTCGGCCTCGCCGCGAGTTCCTTCGGCCAGAGTTACCTGCAGTTCGGCCGCGGCGGCCGCGCGCAGCCGGTCACCCTCATCAACATCGAGGAGAGCAGTGCCTTCTATCTCGCCAGCGAGGTCCTGCCGTACCTCCAGCGTATCCCGAAATCCATCACAGGCCGTCCGCTCGCCTGGCTGGGGACGTTCGGGCTCGAGGCGATGGACCGCGATGTCGCCAAGTTCCTCAACCTCGGCGGACAATCCGGGGTCGTCGTCAGCGAGGTCCTCGAGGGGAGCCCCGCCGAGAAGGCCGGTCTCCGGGCCCGCGACATCATCCTGGCCATCGATGGCGCCGCGGTGCCCCAGCTCAAGCCCAACGCCGTGATCCCCGCGTATCTCGAGCGCGAGATCGAGCGGCGCCGGCCGGGGGACACCATGGTCTTGGCCGTCCTGCGTGGCGCGGAACGCGTCACCGTCAGCGTCGTGCTCGGCGAGGAACCCAAGCTCCTGCGCGAGGCCGAGCGGAAGTACTTCGACCGGCTCGGCGTCACCGCCCGCGAATTCGTTTACGGCGACGCCGTGGTCCGGCGCGTCAAGGCCTCCGAGCAGACCGGCGTCATCGTGCACTACGTCAAGTCCAGCAGCGCCGCCGCGACCGCGGGTCTGCGCGAGGACGACTGGATCCGCGAAATCGACGGCGCCGAGGTCAAGGACTTCGCAGCCGCCGTCCAGAAGCTCGGGGAAATCGAGCGTGATCTGACGCGACCCGAGTTCGTTCTGCTCGTGAGCCGCGGCAATGAGACCGCCGTCCTGCGCGTGAAGCTGAAGTGA
- a CDS encoding DUF294 nucleotidyltransferase-like domain-containing protein, with translation MQPNNVIPDRIATALRRFPPFSMLPAEEVQALAGDAYVRAIAAGEYAWKQGDAPKAEVLFLARGRVEYIWEVEGRRERVDIRDVGDVLGFTAVMHNESQHSVSAQAAEDSLFYGLPAARIRALLTRYDEARNYVRRHSYWVARVGRSVSLAEPSDSAITGRAKNILQAHLDGAQLVQPRPIDRLLTCAPEAPISEAAALMAAKRVPSILVVDPERRPLGIVTANNLVKQVIVEGLDKSAPVAQAMAKPVVTVSPRSSATAAILLMLRERIGQVCVTEDGTPQTPALDVCTQKDLLAQSGHHPAGLLREIRLARSNARFRELCDEIESIARSYLEAGVSAVYLGQMCAELYDELVQRLVELSAAELADAGTALPPTAWAWMSVGSDGRREQILRTDMDNALVFDSLGSPTADEEARGVFLQLGARVIDRMAAAGFARCQGGVMALNPRWCRTTTEWQTELTSFDDDLDGERLLRATVLFDLRFVAGDKALCDALRKTAFDTATSSRRLQRQFAELVVNTALPLNFIGRFVMEKLGVGEEGLDLKSRGMAPLRDAARVLCLKHRLSRRYSTGGRWEEVRRNLPQFAELASSARDAYDFLLRLRTLNGLQRGDSGRFINTVQLSKIERAQLASIFDVVRMVQDTIRHEFDLNARP, from the coding sequence ATGCAGCCCAACAACGTCATTCCCGATCGCATCGCGACCGCCCTGCGTCGCTTCCCGCCGTTCTCCATGCTCCCCGCCGAGGAGGTGCAAGCCCTCGCCGGCGACGCGTATGTGCGGGCCATCGCCGCGGGTGAGTACGCCTGGAAGCAGGGCGACGCGCCGAAAGCCGAGGTGCTGTTCCTCGCCCGCGGCCGCGTGGAGTACATCTGGGAGGTCGAGGGCCGCCGCGAGCGCGTCGACATCCGCGACGTGGGCGACGTCCTGGGCTTCACTGCCGTGATGCACAATGAGTCGCAGCACAGCGTCTCCGCGCAGGCGGCCGAGGACTCACTGTTCTACGGCCTCCCGGCCGCCCGCATCCGCGCCCTGCTCACGCGCTACGATGAGGCGCGCAACTACGTCCGCCGCCACTCCTACTGGGTGGCTCGTGTCGGCCGCTCGGTGTCCCTGGCCGAGCCGAGTGACTCCGCCATCACCGGCCGCGCCAAGAACATCCTCCAGGCCCACCTCGATGGCGCCCAGCTCGTGCAGCCGCGTCCGATCGACCGGCTCCTCACCTGCGCCCCCGAGGCGCCGATCAGCGAGGCCGCCGCCCTCATGGCCGCCAAGCGCGTGCCATCCATCCTCGTCGTCGATCCCGAGCGGCGTCCGCTGGGCATCGTCACCGCGAACAACCTCGTGAAGCAGGTGATCGTCGAGGGCCTCGACAAGTCCGCCCCCGTGGCCCAGGCGATGGCGAAGCCCGTCGTCACCGTCTCGCCCCGCTCGAGCGCCACGGCCGCGATTCTCCTCATGCTGCGCGAACGCATCGGGCAGGTCTGCGTGACCGAGGATGGCACGCCGCAGACACCCGCGCTCGATGTCTGTACGCAGAAGGACCTGCTGGCCCAGAGCGGCCATCACCCGGCCGGGCTCTTGCGCGAGATCCGGCTGGCCCGCTCCAACGCCCGCTTTCGGGAACTCTGCGACGAGATCGAATCCATCGCCCGCAGCTACCTCGAGGCCGGCGTGTCCGCCGTGTACCTGGGCCAGATGTGCGCCGAACTTTATGACGAGCTCGTGCAGCGGCTCGTGGAGCTGAGCGCGGCCGAACTTGCCGACGCGGGCACCGCCCTCCCGCCCACCGCCTGGGCGTGGATGTCCGTCGGCAGCGACGGCCGCCGCGAGCAGATTCTCCGCACCGACATGGACAACGCCCTCGTCTTCGACTCGCTCGGCTCGCCGACGGCCGACGAGGAGGCGCGCGGCGTGTTCCTGCAGCTCGGCGCCCGCGTGATCGACCGCATGGCCGCCGCCGGTTTTGCGCGCTGTCAGGGCGGGGTGATGGCGCTCAACCCGCGCTGGTGCCGCACCACGACCGAGTGGCAGACCGAGCTGACCTCGTTCGACGACGATCTCGACGGGGAGCGGCTGCTGCGCGCCACCGTGCTCTTTGACCTGCGGTTCGTCGCCGGCGACAAGGCGCTCTGCGACGCGCTGCGCAAGACCGCCTTCGACACCGCCACGAGCAGCCGCCGGCTGCAGCGACAGTTTGCCGAACTCGTCGTCAACACCGCCCTGCCGCTGAATTTCATCGGCCGCTTCGTGATGGAGAAGTTGGGGGTGGGCGAGGAGGGGCTCGACCTGAAATCCCGCGGCATGGCCCCGCTGCGCGACGCCGCCCGCGTGCTCTGCCTCAAGCACCGCCTCAGCCGCCGCTATTCCACTGGCGGTCGGTGGGAGGAGGTACGCCGCAACCTGCCGCAGTTTGCCGAACTCGCGAGCTCCGCGCGCGACGCCTACGATTTCCTGCTGCGCCTCCGCACCCTCAACGGGCTGCAACGCGGCGACTCGGGGCGGTTCATCAACACCGTCCAGCTCTCGAAGATCGAGCGGGCGCAGCTGGCCAGCATCTTCGACGTCGTGCGCATGGTGCAGGACACCATCCGCCACGAATTCGACCTCAACGCACGCCCGTGA